The Eubalaena glacialis isolate mEubGla1 chromosome 3, mEubGla1.1.hap2.+ XY, whole genome shotgun sequence nucleotide sequence ctaaaaagctgcgGCACAACAAAAGAAACTTAGGGTAAAATGGCATCCTACAGAATGGCAAGcaatatttgcaaacaacataTTTGATAcggggttaatgtccaaaatgtataaggaactcatacaactcaacagcaaaaacaaaaacaaaacaatctgacttaaaaaaagggcaaaggacctgaacagacatttctcaaaagacatacaaatgaccgacaggtatatgaaaaggtgctcaaacattattaatcatcatggaaatgcaaatcaaaaccacaatgagatatcacctcgcacctgttaggatggctattatcaaaatgaaaaaagataacaagtgttggcaaagatggggaaaagagaaacatTGCGCATTGCTGGCgggaatgtaatttggtacagccattatggaaaacagtatagtggttcctcaaaaaattaaaaatagaactgccatatcatccagcaatcccacttctgggtatttatccaaaagaattggaatcaggatctcaaagagatatctgcactcccttACTCATTGCAGAATTATTCACAACAGTGATGATAcggaaaacaacctaaatgtccgttgacagatgaatggttaaagaatgtgatatatacatacaatggaatattattcagcctttaaaaaggaaatcctaccatttgcaacaacatggatgaacctggagggcattgtgttaagtgaaatgaaccaaatacagaaagacaaatactgcatgatctcttACACATATGAggtgattaaaatgttaattagCTTTATTGTtatgatcatttcacaacatacaaatacatcaaaagaTCAAGTTATACacggtaaatatatacaattttatttgtcagttacacCTCAATAGAGCTGTTTTAAAAACTGGCTGGCTACTTGGGATTGCCTATCTCTAAAATTACCTTAAAATGCAATTGGTAAATATACTAGTGGATAGAGGCTCATTTTTAAGGTAATATTTTTAAGTGGAATATCATTTATTAAGGCCAAATAAAAGGTGAAATTTGAggatcaacttttggttttatatttacCAGTTCACTGAGTTAGCAGGCGAAAATGGAGGCAAGAAGTAGGGACAGAAAGGCATGACCAGTGGCCAGTGGTGGGGAAGGAATGGGATGCAATAGAGTGAGCAAGCACCAAAGAAGGAAAATGTCACTGAAAATTAGCTAGCTGAGGAGGTAATGAATACACTTGAGACCCATAAAAGGCACAAAGATCAACTTAAAATATTGACGCTAGAAGGAGCCTCCGAGAGGAGAAGGGAAAGCGCTGTTGCTATTGTGGAGACTGGAAGTTGGACtatgagaaacaaaattgagcggTGATGCTGCTGCAAGAAGACTTCTAGGTGCTTCCATCATCCCTGATGGATTGTTTTTAGAGTAGTATATATGCTTAAGAACTTTGGGTGGTAACTAATGGAAATACATAATAGAGATCACCACGCACTCCTTCAAGTGGGCTGAGGAAGAGGGGAGCGGGAATAATGAGGGTGACCACAACGAATCATGATTATCAACACGTCGAATGCCCTAGGAGACGGTGTGGAGATGAAGGGGGCAGGGGGAAAGCATGCAGAAGGATGAGTGGCTCTTCCATCAGCCACAGAGGAAGGGCCACGGCTGATACAGGGGCAAAGCTTGTCTTAAACTGGAGGGAACCACACACATAATAGCAAGAGTCTCCCAGGGAATGTGTAAGACGAGGGAAACTGCTAGCACGTAATAACCCAGGTTTGGACAAAATAAagagccccccccaccccgccccgccctggCTTCAGGGACTGTGGGGCTATTAGTAGAAAGTGCCTCCCTTTGGGGAAGTCTAGTCTCTGCTCCTTTTGCAGGGGCCTCCCTCTCACAGAAGGGTGAGCCTCCCAAGGAGGGGCCCTGGCACCTCCACAGGTAACAGGACCAACAAATCTTGTCCACACCCCAAGCTTGGCACCTACTCTAGATCAGAACAAAGGTGCTGAGCTCAGAACTTGATTCTCACAGCCAGAGGGAGAAAAACCCCAACACGTTCACTTAAACAGTAAGATATTACACTTTTATCCAGAATGGAATATGCATTCATGTATATTTTCATCTTTGGAACAGGTGGtttgaaatgcaaataaagtAATAAGTGTCAGAGCCGTATCCTAGCAGTAGCTACTTTGCAAACGTTACCATGGCACCAATTCAACAGCGTTCTTAGAGGCAGCCACACCTCAGCAAGGTCTTTCTAACTCAGGACAGCCAAGTTCAAAGGAACTGACAGACACAAACTGCGAAAGAGTCCTGAACCGATACAGGAGGCGAATTTTACAACACAATTGCCCGCTGAAGCTAATTGAAACAGGGTATGGGacttaaagggggaaaaaaagggaatggACCAACTCCTAGAACACCTGGAATGTGATCCAAGCCTGGAGACAAAATGATGGTAATTATAACTGCTAACATTTGTTTTTAGCTGCTAACAGATTGCGCACAGATTGGGAAGGGCAAACTCCATTTTCCAATTACTCCAGTGCAAACTGTGCTTTACCAGTACTCACTAATCCTAGTTGAGTGAAAAGAAAGCTGATTGTCCTCATGTATGGATCATTTGTGTTAAACTAAGGAAGGCTGTCCTCTCACAGCCATAGCCCAGGGGGCCACTCACAGGGAGTAGATGCCAGGAGCTGGTTTCTGCAGCTCTCTACTTCCTACTGCCAGTAGATCTGCTTGACTGAGGGCAACATGCATTTCCCAAGCACAGACAAAGCAGAAGGGAAAGGATTAGGCGGTAGGGACACAGGAAGGTGGGGAAACAAGTCTTAGCCAACCCGGCCTGTGAACCAATCAAGGTGCCTGAGGTAGTCCCTGGGCTAAACAGGACATGTCTCAGCCTGATTAGGAGAGAACGAAAGGTCAGATACCAAAAGTTAACAAGACAAGACAGTCTGTCGTAAATGGCAAATTGATGATATAAACTACAAATCCTGTAAGTGTTCAAAGGAGGCAGGAATTCTTTCCTGCTTCCCCTTCAGATGAGGgtgattaaaatcttctgaaAAAGTGAAGACTTGCCAATAGGGAACTGCCGTTGGTTGACCCTAAAAAGCCATCAGCAAGAAGGAAAGTCCAGAACTCCCATCATTACATATAAAAGCCACTAGTCCTCAAGATCTCCTTTAAGACAGTAATGATGCATCATTCATGGCTAAAATAGCCATAGGAGAGGGAGGCAAAGGAAGGCGTGCTTAGAAAAGCAATCAGGACTTTCCATACTGTCTTTATCTTGAAAACACAAAGACTTCTCCTTCCCAGAAGGATAATTCTGGGACTATTACATATAGTTATCTCTGCACAccccactccaaaaaaaaaaaaggaaaggcagaaAAGGGCCTCTTGGTACCGCTTCCATAACATTTTAACCAAATCAACCTGTAAATTTCCTATGGGTGAGTTGACATTGTAATTTAAGTTGTAACCTGGATATTAGGTATGCCACCCAATGGCAGACCACATTCAGGGCACAATATTCAAAAGGGAGTGAGACTTTGGGCTTGGTTTCAGCAAGTTTTGATATTCAGAGAGATCCAGTTTCATGAGTAAGGCTGAGAGAGGAACAGATCCAAGGAGAAAACAACACTCAGGATCAAGCAGGAGATGCTGTCGGGTTCTAGGTGATCAGCCCACTGCCAAGGGTTAAGAAGGAAAAGAGTCCAGGATCCCATGGAAAATCTATGCAAGGTGTAAGAAGCCTCAGGGCAGGAAAATATAGCACTAAGGAGCCAACTGAGGTAAACACCCAATTCTATGGACTAAGTTGACATGTCAGAGATTCGATGAAATCTGGAATTTGATGGGTATGCGGTGCCCAGAGTTACTGAAGAGATATCAGCCATTAGGATAATGGTGACATGGGTAAAGTCATATCCCATCAACAGCTGGACTGAAGctcctaaaatattttctgcccAGGACAGGGTTAGCAGAGGAACTCCGCAGGTTTCAGCCTGGAGATCAGGCTGTATCAAATACAAGTACTGAGGTGATCTGGGTTGAGGAAGACAGAAGTTGATCAAAGAGCTTCCATATGAGAGGCTGTAATAAATACTTTTGAAGTGATAAATTAGATTTCGAAAACTGAGAAATTAATTTTGTTGCAATGGTCAGTTTATCCCTTTAAGATTTTCTGCTTTATTCATTTTGCTGCCTGGACAAAGAGTTTAATGTACAAACCATACatactagaagaaaataatgggGAATACTTAAACTCCTCTTTGATGGGAAGTCTTTTCTAAATACAgtagtaaaaaataaatcataatggtAATTAGAccacataaaatgtaaaatttggcTCAATTAAAAATACCATCAGCATAATTAAAAGGCTCTATAAACCAggtaaaatatttgcaacaaatgTGACAGCTAATGTTCTTGATACATAAGGAGTTATTGCAAATCAATCAGAAAAAcctcaaacaaaaaagaaaatggtaagggATCATATATCTTTCACAGAATAATAAATACTACAGACGAATAAGCATGTAAAAAGGTATACTTTGTACCTTTTCACCAGgaattcaaaaggtacaaagtaTAACCATAAAGAGATACTGATGCTCACTTCTCAAATTGACAAAGGGCATAATAAACAACACTGGGAGACAGTGACAAAATTGGTCCATCATCCTAGGAAACAATCTGACAAAGCTTAATCTAATAATACAACTTTTAGTTCTCTACATTAAAGAATTGGAGACATGAACGATTTATTTACAGAAATGTTCATcaaagtattatttataataatgataagAGGAAAGAACCTGTTATAGTTTTGTGATAAAATAGCCATGAACATTGTGTTTTTTGAAGAAAAACCTCATGACATAATACGAAGTgaaaaaacaaagtataaaaCATGGTTTAATTATGTTGTGCATTGCAAACATACACAGCAAAAAGACTGGGGGGAATAGACCTGTTAAcagtgatgggaatgtaaactgatacaaagtggtatgaggttttttttttatgtatcagcattttaaaaaatattctacaaaAGAAACACGTAAtacttgtaaaataaaaagttattttaaaatgtttctaaaactatATTATAATGCCCTTGGCTGCTGCTTAGGAACAATGATACTGAAGGGATATTTTTGTAAAGGAAAAATCATTACTTAAAATCTCAACTTTGGGGGCTTAACGTCCAAGAAACTATTTATTTGGAATATCCTGAAGAATCATCTTTGCTTTCCAGAATAGTAAAGTTTCCAAAATGCTCTAATAAGACCCACCCACTGGAAATAAAACTCTCAAATGTCAATGAATGAGGGTCCACAACCCAAAGAATACTCAAGTGGCACTTCTCCAAGAAGTCTTTACCATTAAGCAAAATAGACCCTAAGATTCTATTCCCCAAAAGAAAACCACCTCCAACTTATTGCCAATGATTTGAAGAAATAGCTGATTTTAAATGAAAGCACACTCAAAACCTCCGCACAATATATTAGATACTTTCATATTCAGAAAAGAATCAAAggaagaatattatgaacaaaatGCAAAACCCCTGCTTATTTCTTTGTACTGTCATAAACCGGAATCATGATAACCTGGGGGATTTATACTGTTACTACTGAGAGCTAGTATGTATCGAGTCCTCAATATGTGTCAGGCACataataaagcattttatatttattccatCATTCAATCCTCGACATAATCTTGTGAGATAGGTTCTattcttatcctcattttacagagaaggaagctgTGGCTCCTAGACGTTCTATAACTTGCCAAAAGTCACGAAGCTGGTAAGCAGCAGAGCCTAGATTTGAAACAAGACAGTCTGTTTCTAGAACTTGCACTGTTAACCCATTTGCTCTATTGTCTCAGAATCTATGGAATAGGTAAAAGTGTATTGTGcctttcttttttgtctcctaCCCAGGATCTGTCTAATCCTCAGGATTAGAATCCTGAACTTTCTAATCTATGGCTATAAATCACTATCTTTTAGAATCAAAGATGCTACCATAGTTGCTAGGCTAATTCCTTTAAAGAAAAGTATGGCTCGATAGATTAATGCATTGTCTTTCATTTTCCCTGCATCggttttatatataatttctctTCCTTGTTTAGGGTTGCGGCTAGAAGACAATAAAACTAGCAATGGAGCCCTTATATGAGGAATACCTAGCCAATCGTGGAACAATAGTAAAACCTTATTACTGGCTGAGATTCTCTCTCGATTGCTCTAATTGTCCTTACCATATTCGGACAGGTGAAGAAGCAAGAGTTCCCTACACAGAATTTTATCAGATTTTTGGATTCCCTTATGGACCAACATATCCTCAAACAAAACACCTCACATTCTATGAACTAAAAACTTCTTCTGGAAGCCTGgtgcaaaagggccatgctagcAGTTGCACTGGGAATGATACCCATCCGGAATCAATGTTATTCGAGATGAATGGTTACTTTGACTCCGCCATATACAATAACGACGGCATCAGGCATATCATTCTGTATTCCAGCAACTCCCCTTGCAATGAATCTAACCACTGCTGCATCAGCAAAATGTACAATTTCCTGGTAATGTATCCAGACGTCACTCTTAGTATTTACTTTTCTCAGCTCTATCATACTGAGGCTGAATTTCCTGCCTCCGCGTGGAACCGCGAAGCTCTCCGGAGCCTGGCCAGTTTATGGCCGCAGGTCACTTTGAGCCCAATAAGTGGTGGGATTTGGCATTCTCTCCTCAACAACTTTGTGAGTGGTATGTCGGGAGTGACTGTTTTCCAGCCCATTTTAACCGGGAGAGCACTGGCAGACAGGCACAATGCATATGAAATCAATGCCATAACAGGGGTGAAACCCTATTTCACCAATATTCTTCCCCAGGCAAAAGAGAATCAGAACATAAAAGCTCAGGCAGCTTTAGAGGGCTACCACTTAAACAATGTCTTTCCCAGACAGTCTTTTCAAGTGACAAGTGGACAACTGCAACCCAATCTGACCCTAGACCCCAGGGTTCCTGTCATTTTCGTACTGGTGCCTTTCAGAAACCTACCACCAATCCATGTAGGACAAAACCCACATAAACCCAGGAATATCGTAAAGCACTTAAATATGCCTCAAATATCATTCCAGGAAACCAATGATCTCAGAAGGCCTCCCATTGGAATGCCAGTGGAGAGAGTAGAAATCACCCAACAGTTTGCTAGTAGCAAAGAGGCagatgaaaagaagaagaagaaagggaaaaattaaaattggcATTCCTACAACAAGAGACCAAACTACTACCAGAGGACTTGATTAGATAGGCAACAGAAATCTGGGAACTTTCTCTCTTAGGTCTGATCCAAGATGGAGATAAACTAATACACTAAAAGCAAAACCTGAATTATTTATTATCTCAACTATTATAAAGCAACACTGTTTTTAACATAATCCACAATGTTTCCGTAAGCAACTTCATCTCTCTCCTGTATTTTAAAAGTGACAGTATCAAAATGGAGCCATTAGTAACTTGCTAATATTCTGATGTGGATAAGAAAATGTCATTACTCTACACTACCCACATCATCTTTCGACTAAAGAAGCCCATGGACTAAATAGCTTCCTAAATTGGTTTCGGTATAAAAATTTACTGCAAAATTGGAAAACAGTCTGAGTTACTGACATTAAGTGCTGCCTGCAAAGGCAAATCAGTGATTTTCCATTAATTGTTAACCGTGGACAGATTTTAggcagctcattttttttttttctacaatggTTCAAAATAGTTTGTGTGGAGAAAAGCTCTTTTGCTAATTGATTAGATATAGCTGCCAAAATTGATTTTTGAAACCAGCCACCTGCTCAGTTTGATCTTTCCCTCTTGAGCAGATAACAGAGGCAGGAGAATACATGAAAGTCTCCAAAACGCCTTCCATCACACACCACATAAAATCCAAGCCACTCTTACTGGCTTTTAAGGTTCCTCCTCTACCTTCCTGTTGCTCTGTCTTATCAGCAAGAGTGTAGGTTCCTGTAGATCAAgcactgtctctctctcctctttgttTTTCCCTTAGGGTCTGGCACAGTAGCCAGGCAAAACGTGGGTAGCAAGACTGTGAATCTACATCTCAATAACTTTACCAATCGCCACTCCCCAACATTCCTTTTCCGTTCCAGCCAAGCGCCTGCTTAAtcatactgcaatgaacatctttTTTTGATAGAATCCATTCCCCCTTTTTCTGATATAGCTTCCCAATGCATAATTTGTTTtacttccctttttttctgaccCCTTTCTTTTTTACCAGTGCACATCTATACCGTCTCTTAAAATCTTGTTCAAAACACACTTCTAAGAAGTGCTCCTTGACTAACACTTTGAGCATGTACATTAAAGCCCCTTGTTTACGTTTAACTGTTTGCtgcacttccctcttagaaatacGTAAAAATGCATTACAAGAAAAATGTGCATTCATCTGTAACTTGCTACTAAATATGTTCTTAATATGTGTAAAAATGAATGCTAAGCTAATAAGATAGTTTTGCCATTAGAAGAAAAAACTTAAAGCACATAATACTCCATGCTGAAgtagcaggaggaggaggagggagaggaggaagtgggggcagggggagaaaagaaaaatgtttagaatAGAACTTTCTATTGTGATTAAAATAAACacgaataaaattttaaaaggaatttctaTTGTTAAACTGAAATTTTTTATAGATTAGAATATAATTATATGGTGGGTATACAGTAATTATTATTTAAAGAGGTACTGTTGAAGTTTATTATTGGATTATGAAACCATGTGTCTACAACTTGGGatgtagagttttttttttaaaaagaccctaAGATGACAAAATCAGGATCTCTGATCATGGTAAAGTAGACAGATCCAGGTGGGTGACTCAGCTAATAGCGTCAGTAAGTCGGAGGGGCCGGGGGAGACAGCTCTGAAACATCTTGCCTTGTGggctcctcaaaaaaaaaaaaaaaaaagtacatccaATTAGTTAATATGAGATGTGTCTCCAAAGTGGTCAAAAAGACCACAGTATCAATCAGGATACAAAGGATCCAGTTAGAAACATAGTGTGAAATCTATGATGAATTTGTATTTCAAATATAAGCCTGGATATCAGCGGTATATAACAAAGGGGGAAATGTTGccaaaacaataggaaagaaaagTGTTTTTGACAGTTACATTTTTGTACTGGTTAGATAAGACTGGGGCTAGGAAGAAAAATGTTACTGATAGATCATGAGTCCAGGCCAATAAAGTCAAGCTTTAGACAAGAGACTGTTAAGAGAGCATAAAGATATAGGACCCTAGGCAAGtagtctctatttcctcatctgtaaaacaagagaTATGAGCTAGCTCATCTTTAAGGTTCCCTTGAGCTCTTTTTGCTCTAAGATGGCACATATCAGAGCAATAGTTCCATGGAGTGAGCTCTTACGGTGCAACGATCAGGTCTTCCTGCTCACCATGCAATGGATTCTTGTTTGTGTCAAGCTGGCCCAGGGATTTAGGGAAGAGTAGAAATTGGAATGCTCCACCTTTCCTCAGCAAACTGGCAATGGTGATAGCAAAGAAGTATAACTGCCACCACACATATGGTAATTCCAATAAGGAAAATACAAGCCGATAAATTAAAGGAGCTAGTGGTGTGCTGATCTAAAAAAGGCAGGGGAGTAAGTCCCAAGAAACTGATGAGAGTCCGGGGGAGGGGAACATTTCCTTGGTGAATCAAACATGGTGCAGGGTTTGGGTCTCACCGTTGTTGGCTCCACCACTTGCTTAGTCATTATACAGAAAATGGATTTATAAATCAGGGGCAGACCAGATTAACAAAACTCCCAAGATTTACATATAAAAGCAGAAAGCTAattgatttccagtgagacttaCAACTGGATATGAAACCAGATATTCAAGTTGTCCAGCCTATACAGTCTCTCCA carries:
- the APOBEC4 gene encoding putative C->U-editing enzyme APOBEC-4; protein product: MEPLYEEYLANRGTIVKPYYWLRFSLDCSNCPYHIRTGEEARVPYTEFYQIFGFPYGPTYPQTKHLTFYELKTSSGSLVQKGHASSCTGNDTHPESMLFEMNGYFDSAIYNNDGIRHIILYSSNSPCNESNHCCISKMYNFLVMYPDVTLSIYFSQLYHTEAEFPASAWNREALRSLASLWPQVTLSPISGGIWHSLLNNFVSGMSGVTVFQPILTGRALADRHNAYEINAITGVKPYFTNILPQAKENQNIKAQAALEGYHLNNVFPRQSFQVTSGQLQPNLTLDPRVPVIFVLVPFRNLPPIHVGQNPHKPRNIVKHLNMPQISFQETNDLRRPPIGMPVERVEITQQFASSKEADEKKKKKGKN